One region of Macadamia integrifolia cultivar HAES 741 chromosome 11, SCU_Mint_v3, whole genome shotgun sequence genomic DNA includes:
- the LOC122093791 gene encoding 60S acidic ribosomal protein P2-like has product MKVIVAYLLSVLGGNTSPSADDLKNILGSVGADADDDKIKLLLSKVKGKDITELIASGREKLASVPSGGGAAIAVAASANGGGGGAAPAADEPKKEKKVEEKEESDDDMGFSLFD; this is encoded by the coding sequence ATGAAGGTTATCGTTGCCTACTTGCTCTCTGTTTTGGGCGGAAACACCAGCCCTTCTGCCGACGATTTGAAGAACATTCTTGGATCAGTTGGGGCTGATGCTGATGATGATAAAATTAAGCTACTGCTATCTAAAGTTAAGGGTAAAGATATTACAGAGCTAATTGCATCTGGAAGGGAGAAGCTTGCTTCAGTGCCTTCTGGTGGTGGTGCAGCCATTGCGGTGGCTGCAAGTGCTAACGGCGGCGGGGGTGGTGCAGCCCCTGCTGCGGAtgagccaaagaaagaaaaaaaagtggaagagaaagaggagtcAGATGATGACATGGGCTTTAGTCTTTTCGACTGA